The genomic interval GCTGGCATATCTTTTATTTTTTCAAAAGAAGCTCCGTTTTCACTAATAAAATAGATTTCAGTATTTCTGGCACCGTAAGGGATATACCCAAAAGGCAGCATCCCTTTGCCAGGAGCAAGGTAATAGCTTTTGCCTCCAACCTCAACCTTTAACAACCATTCTTCAAACTGACTTAATGTTCTCATTGTTCTCAAAAATTTCCCACTATCCCAGGGGACATATAGCCCAATACTTATCTTTGCGTCAGGAATTGCATTTTTTATAAAACAAAGGGTTAATAGATCAATTTGCAGTTCTGTAAGGTAAGGCAAGTTTACAATCTTTTTCACCTTTATATCCGCCTTTGTAACCTTCTTTAAGTATTTTTTTGTTAAATTCTCTCTCTCAGATTTGCTTAACATATAAATAGACTTGTAATGAGTTACAACATAATCATATATATCCTTTAAAATCTGCTCATTGGTTTTTCCCTGTACCCCTATTTCATTTTTCAATATCTTCTTTATTGTCCTATTTGCTTTTAAAAATTTCCTGCCCTGGTAATCGAAAAAGTTAGTTGCTGTTTCCTGCCAATAATAACCGGGGTTAAGCATGTAAGAGGTGTAATAAAAAATAATCTGCTCCCTCAATGAAGAATATGGGTAAGAATAATCTTCTTTGGGAAGCCCTGGAATATCGGTAAACACAATATTAACAATCTTTTTATCCTTCTGTTTATCTTCTGTAATCTTAGGACGCTGGTGCAAATTATCTCCAGTATATCCCCAGGTCATATACGAAGGGGCAATAAACTTCAATTCACATCTTTTAGTATAAACCTCACCCTGAGAATAAAATCTGTTTATTTCCCTTATGTAATCTTTAATTTTGGAAAAAGAATACTCAACTACAGAGCCTTCAACAAGAGAAGGGAAAGCAAAACTAATCTCTACTACTTTTTCTCCCCATTTCTTTGCAACATCTTTTTTTACAATATCAGCATCCTTTAATTTATAAATCTTTCCATCGGGAGACCAAACTATTGCTTTTAAGTCCTCTATCTTTTCCTTTTTAGGGTTGTAATAAATCTTTACATTTTTAAGGTCGTCAATCCCTTTTTTGGTAAAAACTTTAAATTTCACATAGTACTCTTCTTTAGATTCTTTTTTTGTATAAGTATCATCTACCACAACCTTCCTTAAAATTACTATTGCATCTTTTCCACCCTTAAAAGGCTCAGGTTTTAAATTTTTGTCAGCATCGGTAATTTCCGCAACACTCTGAAATGCAAATAAAAAAAGAAAGAAAACAAAAAAAATTCCCTTTTTCATGTGACCTCCACAACTTTTAAATATAAAAATTATTTTAAAGAAGGGACTTAAAAATTCAAGTAAAAAATATGAACAATTTTTAAATTTTTAACACAGCTAAGAATCTGTAACAAAAAAGAATGAATTAAAACACTTATAAGCAAAAAACAAGAAAAAACACCGACAAAAAATTAAACCTTTTTCTAATTATAATACAAAAATTTTACCAGCATTTCGGCAATTTGTTTATCTTCTGGTTCGGTGATTTTGATGTTGAAATGCCAGTCTTTTACAGGGAATTTTGAATAGATTTAATTATTTCACCGTATGAACATTCATAGCTATTATCTTTTAACTTATAGGGTTTAATTGTTACCCCATAAGATTTTAAAAGAGAAAGTTTTGCTTTTTCTTGTTTCGTCTTTTTCTCTGAATTTTCAATATAGTGATAAACTGTTTTGCTAATGTTCTCTTTTTTCTGTCTAAGCTTTTCTTTATAAATAGTAAGCCACCATAAATCAATCTCTGTATAATCAAAAGAAAATCCAACTATGTGTACATCACAACCAAGAAAAAGGTCAACCCATGAATATTTTTCATAATTCTTTATTTCATTTATAGAAGCTTTAGGATTTGGAGAGAAAAAAGGAGAAATTATATTTTCGCCATCTTTTCTGGGGATTCCTGTTGTTAGATAATTCCTGATTTTCTGTATATAACCAACATAATGCTCGTGTCCAAACGTAATACTATTAGGAACATCTGCTTCTCCATGAATATGCCACACAAACTTTTCCCCACATTTTCTTCTTCTAAACATACTGTATTTTGTTTCTCTAAAAACATTTGCAGTTCTCATTTTTTCATTACTTTTAATGTTCTCATTTTTAGAATTTTCAATATTATAGTCATAATTTGTTGTTAATATGTGAGTTGCTCCTATATTGCAGAATTTCTCATGAAATTCATTAGGTTTTAAATTTTTAACCAAATTAGCAATTGTTCTCTTCAACTCTATTTCTTTATTATTCTGTGATTTCATTGCCCTTATAGCAATTTCTTCAAAAAGCAAAGTAAAAGGTTTTTCTTTTTTATTCTTTATTACTTTTTGTAAGTTAATTTTCTTTATTAAATCGTCCAGCAAATTCTCCCAGGAATAGTTTGTTTTTAACCTATTGATACCATTACCCAATAGCAATACTTTATCTGTACTCATAAAACTCCCCCTTTATTAAGCATATTTAACTTCCAAACTAAAATTTGCTACCAAAGACTATATTTTACATCTCACAACCGTTAGAATCCGTTTTAGTTCAAGAATCTTTTTAGCCATGCATTAAATTTTTATCAATTATTCCTCTTTAATGTTTTTGCTTGATTTAATATAAACATTAGAAAACCCATCAAGTATAAACAATCTTATAACCTCAATATTTGCTTATTATTAGATATTAGTATCATATAATTTTAACATTCCTTTAATAAAATCTTTTTTGCCACCATAGGAAGGATGACGAATGTAAATTATTTCTTGAAAAGGGAATAATTGGCTTAATACTGCTTCACCAACCCTTCCAATAGCTGCAATCTTTTGAGGTTTAAAGATTTCATAAACCATTTTTAAGTATTTTAGCCCCTCTTCAATTTCCTTTTCCCTTGGCTTTCTGTTACTTTCATCAACCCCTTTTTCATGTGGATGAAATGGAAAAGCATTCCATAAAATAGGTGCTGGTTTGTTGTATTCAATCAAAAAACTCCAGAGTATTGTTGCTGTGTTTTCTGAAACACTTTCTGATTCTTCATGGATTAGGTTAATTTTATCTCTTAATTTTTTGAATATTTCGTGTTGAGAATATCTTATTATAGTTTCACTTGTAAATGGAATTCCTGTCAACCGACATCCCCTGTATCCAGGAGCCTCACCAACCAGGAGAATGCGCGAATTATTTTCTAAAAGATATTCAAAATATAACCTTAAATTATTAAGCATATATTCATTTTGATATGGATTAAATACTTCATTAGATGATTTTTTATTTAACAACATTTCTAACAATTCATTTAACACCCTCTACTGCCTCCATAAAGATATTCAAGCTGCTTAATCCTAAAACCAGTTGATTTCTTCCCCCAGAAACAGTTTTGTTTTACCGGGCACTCATTACATATTTTATTTATCCTGCATCTCCCGGATTTAGTGGTAAGCATTTGCATAATTTTTTGCGTTTCTTTTTGATATTTTTTACTAATATTTTCATGTGAGTTTATTTTAGATTTTAAATTGTTAAGAATTCTATCCATATCATTTTTTATACTGGAATCACCCCAGCTTACAGGGACACCTCTTGCTTTATAATCTATATCAATGCACTTGTCTTTCGGCAAAAGGACTGATTCTGATGCAGAGAATCCTATTCTGGGATATTGAAAAGTATTTCCAACTTTAAAGTAACCTATAATTTTGTTTTTACTATCACCTGAAATATTTGTGTGCCGAGTATAAAAAATCACATACTTTTTGTATTTTGTAGGTTTGGAATTTTTAAGAAAATTTCTAACTTCGCGACAATGGCACCCATCATCGTAAGATAATGTTTCAAATTTAGGGTATTCGTAATGGCCAGTATTTGTTGGATTACACATAAAGAAATCCCGGTGCATTACTTCCTTTGAGAATAAACAACAACCATTCGGCATATCAGGGAGTGAATTATAGTAAAACAAAATCCAAATCATCTTATCATCCCTTTTTTAGTTAAAAGTCAAATTGTTATATATACCTTTACAACATAAAAAAGGTTAAAAAAACAACTCATATAAAATTGAATTAGCACAAATTATGTCAAATATCCTTTAAAAATTAAAATCCTCACATTTCATTGCTTTGACTCTTGAATAGCTGCAATCTGTTCCTGGGCTCTCTTTCTAAATTCAAGCGGTGCTGCTATTTTATGAAAAGGCTCTTTTGTCCCCCCGGAACCAGTTATAATTATGGTTCCAAAATTTAATATCCTCCCCCAAATCCCTTGATTAACACTTATTGCTTCCACTTTAGTTAAAAGTATTTCAAGGGAATGTCTTCGAATAAACCCTACCTTTACAATAATTCTTTTGTTTGTCACAGCAAACTCCGAAGTGGAATATGTTATAAAAGAAAAAAGCCCTTGAAAAATAGCAAGCAGTATAAAAAACCAGCCAAACGGTGCTAACTTATTCATAAAAAAAATAATGGCTATAAGCAAAAATAGCACTGACCAGATAAAAATAATCCAATGCAATTTTGCCTGATATACAAGTTTCTCTCCTGCCAAAAGATTTTTTTCAATATAACTCAT from Thermotomaculum hydrothermale carries:
- a CDS encoding uracil-DNA glycosylase family protein, whose product is MLNELLEMLLNKKSSNEVFNPYQNEYMLNNLRLYFEYLLENNSRILLVGEAPGYRGCRLTGIPFTSETIIRYSQHEIFKKLRDKINLIHEESESVSENTATILWSFLIEYNKPAPILWNAFPFHPHEKGVDESNRKPREKEIEEGLKYLKMVYEIFKPQKIAAIGRVGEAVLSQLFPFQEIIYIRHPSYGGKKDFIKGMLKLYDTNI
- a CDS encoding DUF3857 domain-containing protein, coding for MKKGIFFVFFLFLFAFQSVAEITDADKNLKPEPFKGGKDAIVILRKVVVDDTYTKKESKEEYYVKFKVFTKKGIDDLKNVKIYYNPKKEKIEDLKAIVWSPDGKIYKLKDADIVKKDVAKKWGEKVVEISFAFPSLVEGSVVEYSFSKIKDYIREINRFYSQGEVYTKRCELKFIAPSYMTWGYTGDNLHQRPKITEDKQKDKKIVNIVFTDIPGLPKEDYSYPYSSLREQIIFYYTSYMLNPGYYWQETATNFFDYQGRKFLKANRTIKKILKNEIGVQGKTNEQILKDIYDYVVTHYKSIYMLSKSERENLTKKYLKKVTKADIKVKKIVNLPYLTELQIDLLTLCFIKNAIPDAKISIGLYVPWDSGKFLRTMRTLSQFEEWLLKVEVGGKSYYLAPGKGMLPFGYIPYGARNTEIYFISENGASFEKIKDMPADKAVSESVMDVTLGDEKMTVKATETLNFYESYNLKSYALFLNDKQIREIFEQTIQEQFGDDAKLIDFKLKNLKVYNKPLIVEYSFSYPYEFEELGDNLIFKPLLFPRYDENPFAVDKRYSPIIFKYPEQQKCEITYHLPEDIEINTLPEAKTVSRLGFSYKTEYSKLDSKTFKVKVFQQNKYSVYPKTAVWQFKTLFDELLAASNPKVVLREIE
- a CDS encoding PH domain-containing protein, with product MSYIEKNLLAGEKLVYQAKLHWIIFIWSVLFLLIAIIFFMNKLAPFGWFFILLAIFQGLFSFITYSTSEFAVTNKRIIVKVGFIRRHSLEILLTKVEAISVNQGIWGRILNFGTIIITGSGGTKEPFHKIAAPLEFRKRAQEQIAAIQESKQ
- a CDS encoding SIR2 family protein — encoded protein: MSTDKVLLLGNGINRLKTNYSWENLLDDLIKKINLQKVIKNKKEKPFTLLFEEIAIRAMKSQNNKEIELKRTIANLVKNLKPNEFHEKFCNIGATHILTTNYDYNIENSKNENIKSNEKMRTANVFRETKYSMFRRRKCGEKFVWHIHGEADVPNSITFGHEHYVGYIQKIRNYLTTGIPRKDGENIISPFFSPNPKASINEIKNYEKYSWVDLFLGCDVHIVGFSFDYTEIDLWWLTIYKEKLRQKKENISKTVYHYIENSEKKTKQEKAKLSLLKSYGVTIKPYKLKDNSYECSYGEIIKSIQNSL